A genomic window from Serratia liquefaciens includes:
- a CDS encoding sugar ABC transporter substrate-binding protein: MKLFNTSLLALSLFAVFPALSASTAAPIPAAIANHQGPIRIAVIRNLGSDDNTTQFVSGAVQEGRKLGFQVNTFLTNGDDAKFQDFVNQAISQKYDGIILSQGRDPYSTALLKRIADSGIAVAAFDTAVQGEIPGVTLSQQDDASLTDLSFGQLVKDFNGQANIIKLWVAGFPPMERRQAQYQKLLKQQPGIKELESIGAVSSDVQGDTANKIGAILAKYPKGKIDAIWGTWDAFSQGAYKALQENGRTEIKLYSIDISNQDLALMRAKDSAWKLSVAVDPKLIGAVNLRLVANKIGGEKTPATYEFKAAAIPQALLLSHPQATNVASLAKVIPDWGKSDDFIAPWFATLEAQQAKK, translated from the coding sequence ATGAAATTGTTCAACACCTCACTTCTGGCGCTAAGCCTGTTCGCCGTGTTTCCCGCATTGTCCGCCTCCACAGCCGCCCCGATCCCGGCAGCGATAGCGAATCATCAGGGGCCGATCCGCATTGCGGTGATCCGCAATTTGGGCTCGGACGACAATACTACGCAGTTCGTATCCGGAGCAGTGCAGGAAGGCCGCAAGCTGGGCTTTCAGGTCAATACCTTCCTGACCAACGGTGACGACGCCAAATTCCAGGACTTCGTCAACCAGGCCATCAGCCAGAAATACGACGGCATTATTCTGTCACAGGGGCGCGATCCCTACTCAACCGCCCTGCTCAAACGCATCGCCGACAGCGGCATTGCGGTGGCCGCCTTTGATACCGCCGTGCAGGGCGAAATTCCGGGCGTGACCCTCAGCCAGCAGGACGACGCTTCATTAACCGATCTTTCATTTGGCCAACTGGTAAAAGATTTCAACGGTCAGGCGAATATCATCAAGCTATGGGTCGCGGGGTTCCCACCCATGGAGCGGCGTCAGGCGCAGTACCAGAAACTGCTCAAACAACAGCCCGGCATTAAAGAGCTTGAATCCATCGGTGCGGTGTCCTCTGACGTTCAGGGCGATACGGCCAACAAGATTGGCGCGATCCTGGCCAAATACCCGAAGGGCAAAATCGATGCCATCTGGGGCACCTGGGATGCGTTTAGCCAGGGTGCCTATAAGGCCCTGCAGGAGAATGGCCGCACCGAAATCAAACTCTACAGTATCGATATCTCCAACCAGGATCTGGCGCTGATGCGCGCTAAAGACAGCGCCTGGAAGCTCAGCGTGGCGGTTGATCCCAAGCTGATCGGCGCCGTTAACCTGCGTCTGGTGGCCAATAAAATTGGCGGCGAGAAAACCCCGGCGACCTATGAATTTAAAGCTGCGGCGATCCCGCAAGCCCTGTTGCTCAGCCATCCGCAGGCCACCAACGTCGCTTCTCTGGCGAAAGTGATCCCGGACTGGGGTAAATCGGACGATTTCATCGCCCCCTGGTTCGCCACGCTTGAAGCGCAACAGGCTAAAAAATAA
- a CDS encoding oxidoreductase has product MSDNSIRVVAGPANYFAYPGAIDQLAQFYSPQQLRNALWVYGERALAAAKPWLPAIFDDAEARRVLFNSHCSESTVQDIVRQAGADRQVVIGVGGGAVLDTAKVVARRLGLPLVAIPTIAATCAAWTPLSVWYNDQGQALRYEIFNDANHLVLVEPEIILRAPREYLLAGIGDTLAKWYEAVVLSPQLERLPLTVQLGLNTALTLRDVLLNQSEAALQAQAEGQLRQDFLNVLEAIIAGGGLVGGLGDRYTRIAAAHSVHNGLTALPQTDAFLHGTKVAYGILVQSALLGQPETVAQLIALYRRLDLPVSLAALQVDIHDDTQIKRLIERTLQQGESIHLLPIAINDSSLRAALNFVESQSA; this is encoded by the coding sequence ATGAGTGATAACTCCATCCGCGTGGTCGCCGGCCCCGCCAACTATTTCGCTTACCCCGGAGCCATTGACCAGCTGGCGCAATTTTATTCCCCGCAGCAGCTGAGAAATGCGCTCTGGGTGTATGGCGAGCGCGCATTGGCGGCGGCAAAACCCTGGTTACCGGCGATATTCGACGATGCCGAGGCTCGTCGGGTGCTGTTTAACAGCCACTGCAGTGAGAGTACCGTGCAGGATATCGTGCGCCAGGCCGGCGCGGATCGGCAGGTGGTGATCGGCGTTGGCGGCGGTGCCGTGTTGGACACCGCCAAAGTGGTGGCCCGTCGCTTAGGGCTGCCGCTGGTGGCGATCCCGACCATTGCCGCCACCTGTGCCGCCTGGACGCCGCTCTCGGTATGGTACAACGACCAGGGGCAGGCATTGCGCTACGAGATTTTCAATGACGCCAACCATCTGGTGTTGGTAGAACCGGAAATTATCCTGCGTGCCCCGCGGGAATACTTGCTGGCCGGTATCGGCGACACCCTGGCAAAATGGTATGAAGCGGTGGTGCTTAGCCCGCAGCTGGAACGTTTGCCGTTAACCGTACAACTGGGCCTCAACACCGCACTGACGCTGCGCGACGTATTGCTCAATCAAAGCGAGGCGGCGCTACAGGCTCAGGCAGAAGGGCAGTTGCGTCAGGACTTCCTTAATGTGCTGGAGGCGATTATCGCCGGCGGTGGTTTGGTGGGCGGGCTGGGCGATCGCTATACCCGCATTGCCGCCGCGCATTCGGTGCATAACGGCCTGACCGCGCTACCGCAAACCGATGCCTTCTTGCATGGCACCAAGGTGGCGTACGGTATTCTGGTGCAGAGCGCACTGTTGGGGCAGCCGGAAACCGTGGCGCAGCTGATAGCGCTTTACCGGCGGTTGGATTTGCCGGTCAGTCTGGCAGCGTTGCAGGTGGATATTCATGATGACACGCAAATCAAACGGCTGATCGAACGCACCCTGCAACAGGGCGAGTCGATTCACCTGCTGCCGATTGCGATCAACGATTCCAGCTTGCGCGCTGCGCTTAACTTTGTGGAGTCTCAGAGCGCGTAA